The Klebsiella africana sequence CACCGGCAAGCCGGCACCCACGGTGGCGTTATACAACCAGTGGCGCCCCGTCTTCTCAAACGCATCGTGGATCTGACGATATTTATCACTGCTGCTGGCGCCCGCCAGCTTGTTGGCGCTAATGACGTGGAAGCCATGGCTGGCGAAATCAAGATACTGGTCGGCCAGCTGTTCGCTGGCGGTGACGTCCAGCACCACTAAATCATCGTACGGGTGCGCACGCATCCACAGGAACAGCGACTCTTCATCCTGCTCCACCGCTTCGTCGTTAAAGAAAGCCAGCGCCCGGCTGGCGTCCAGCCCCTCGTAGTTCAGCAGGCTGCGTTTACTGTCGACTACGCCGGCGAGAATAAACTCGAAACCGGTGCGCGCCGAGAGCGTAGTTTGTTCGCGAGCGAACAGCTCCAGCCAGCGGGAACCAATGTTCCCTTTGCCGAACAGCATCAGGCCAATACGCTTTTCGGCGCGAAACAAGGACTGATGCAGCCCCTGGATCAGGCTTTCCGTCGGCACGGCGCGCAGCACGGCCACCAGGCTGATTCCTTCTTCCGACTGCCAGGTGAACTCCACCGGCTGCCCTTTCAGCTGCTGCCAGAAACGGTGGCAGTGCAGCGGGTTACGGGTGACTCCCGCGCCCACCATCGCCACCAGCGCCAGCTTCTGACGCAGACGCAGCTCGCCCGGCAGACCGGCTTCATCGAGCAGTTTCAGCGCGCTGTCGGCCACCTCGGAGGTATAGCAGAACTGCAGCAGCTTACGGTCGGCATGGACGCCAACGGCTAACGGGCGCAGCTGAGCGCGTTTGAGCAGAGCGTCCAGCTCTTTATGCGCCAGTTTGAAATCGTGACCGGCCGGCACCTGGAACTCCACCAGGCAGACATCGTCATGACTGGTGACAATCCGGGCACCAGTACCGGAGGCCAGCACGCGCTCAATACGCGTGGAGCCCTGTTCCGGCGTATAGCTGCAGCGTAACTGCAGATCGATATCGCTGGCGGAAACCGGCTGTAGCGTTCGGGCATGGAGCACCGGCGCGGCCAGGCGCGCCAGCTCACTGGCTTCGTCCAGACGCAGCAGCGGCAGCAGGCAGGCGTCTTTCACCTTGCGCGGATCCGCACTGTAGACCCCGGCGACGTCGCTCCAGATAGTGACCCGGGAGGCGCCCGCCAGCGCGCCGATCTGCGTGGCTGAGTAGTCGGAACCGTTACGGCCCAGCAGGACGGTTTCACCGGCCTGGTTGCGGGAGATAAAGCCGGTCACCACCAGACGTTTGTTAGGATGCTGCGCCATCAGCTGCTGCAGCAGTGGATAGGATAATCCTTCGTCCACCTGCGGCTGCGCGGCACGTTCTGCGCGCAGGAACGCGCGCGCGTCAAGCCAGGCGGCTTCCATACCCAGCTGGTTGAGGACCGCCGCCATCAGGCGCGCGGACCACACTTCACCATGGCCGACCACTTCCGCATAAACCGCTTCGGTGACCCCCCCGTCCAGCAGGCCAGCCAGACGCTCAAGGTCATGGATAAAAGCGGCGATCAATATATCCGCCGCGGCGGGCTCTAGCAGACCACCAATCAGCTCGGTGTGATAGCGGCGAAGCGACTGCTGGACCTGATGCGCAGCGAGGCGATCGCTCTGGCTAAGCTTCAGCCAGCTGATCAGCTGGTTGGTGGTGCTGCCAGCGGCAGAGACGACCATCATGTCCCCCGCCTGCGAATACTCCGTCATGATCCCCGCGACGCGCAGGTAACATTTCGCATCCGCTAAACTACTCCCACCAAATTTGTGCAGCTGACGACCCTTCGCCCCTGCCTGCGCAATCACACTCATCTTTATTCCTCGTTTGCTGCCCGGAAGCCATTTTCCAGGTCGGCAATTAAATCTTCACCATCTTCAATACCGGTCGATATACGCAGGAGCGTTTCTGAAATTCCGGCGGCAGCACGCGCTTCAGGCGCCATGCCGGCATGCGTCATCGTTGCCGCATGGGAAATCAGGCTTTCAACGCCCCCCAGCGATTCCGCCAGTGTAAACAGCGACAGCCCGCTCAGGAAACGGCGCAGCGTCTGCTCGTCACCGTCAAGCTCGAAGCTTAACATCGCGCCAAAACCTTTTTGCTGACGCGCCGCAATTTCATGCCCCTGGTTTTCCGGCAGCGACGGATGATACAGCTTTTTCACCAGCGGCTGGGTTTTCAGATACTCAACGATCGCCAGAGCATTGCGCTGCGCTACTTCCATACGTGGAGACAGCGTCCGCAAACCGCGTAGCAGCAGGTAGCTATCGAAGGCGCTGCCGGTGACGCCAATATTATTCGCCCACCATGCCAGTTCGGTGACAGTCGCCGGATCGTTGGCAATCACCACCCCGGCCACCACATCGGAGTGGCCATTGAGGTATTTGGTACAGGAATGCAACACCAGGTCGGCGCCCAGCGCCAGCGGGTTTTGCAGCGCCGGGCTCAGGAAGGTGTTGTCCACCACGCTCACCGCCCCCGCCTCGCGCGCCAGGCCGCAGATTTTCGCAATATCCACCACCCGCAGCAATGGATTACTTGGGCTTTCCACCAGCACCAGCTTCGGTTTTTCCGCCAGCGCTGCCCGCAGTGCCTGCTCATCGTTTTGATCGACGAACTGAACACGATAGCAGCCGCGCTTCGCCAGGCTATCGAACAGACGGTAGCTGCCGCCGTAGCAGTCGTGCGGCGCCACCAGCAGATCGCCAGGTTTCAGGAACACTGTGGTCACCAGTAGGATCGCCGACATTCCGGTATTGGTCAGTACCGCACCCGCACCGCCTTCCAGTTCCGCCAGCGCGCGCTGTACGACATCGCGAGTCGGGTTGCCGCGACGGGAGTAGTCGTGGGCGCGAGGTTCATTAAAGCCGGTGAAATTATAGGTGCTGGAGAGGTGGATCGGCGGGACAACGCAACCGTACTGCTCGTCGTCATTTAAACCGCTACGCACTGCGATGGTGGCCTGTTTACGCGTCATGTTGGGAAGTTCCTGGGCTGAGTCGGTGAAAAGTCAGGCTCCAGAGTAATCATTGTCACAATAGACGTCAATACATCTGGACATCTAAACTTCTTTGCGTATAGATTGAGCAAAGTGCAAATAGCCGTTAAAATTATATGCATTAGCGCACGTCGGCGGCGGCTTATCTCATGTCAGAAAGCCCGCGCATACGGTAAACTACGCGCAATTATAGCCCGGGCGGAATATTCTGGCCCTTCACTAATAAACAGAGGATTAAGGTATCTCATGGCTGAATGGAGCGGCGAATATATCAGCCCATACGCTGAGCACGGTAAGAAGAGTGAACAAGTAAAGAAAATTACGGTTTCCATTCCTCTGAAGGTGTTAAAAATCCTCACCGATGAACGCACGCGTCGTCAGGTGAATAACCTGCGTCACGCGACCAACAGCGAGCTGCTGTGCGAAGCGTTTTTGCATGCCTTTACCGGACAACCGTTGCCTAACGATGAAGACCTGCGTAAAGAGCGCAGCGATGAGATCCCGGAAGCGGCGAAAGCGATTATGCGTGAACTGGGAATCGACCCGGATACGTGGGAATACTGAGACGATAAAAAGGGCGGAATAATCTTCCGCCCTTTTTTCTTTCCCGCCCAGGCAGGCGAGAGAAACAAAAAAGCCGCCCTGAGGCGGCTTCTTCTGGCAACTTACTTGCTGCCCGGGATGCTGAAGCGCTTGTTGAAGCGGTCAACACGGCCACCGGTAGCAACATCACGCTGTTTGCCGGTGAAGAACGGGTGGCATTTGCCGCACACGTCGAGGTTCAGGTCGTGACCAACGGTGGAGCGGATTTTCATGACATTACCGCAAGAACAGGTAGCAGTAATTTCGTCGTAATTTGGGTGAATACCTTTTTTCATGGGAGAACCTCAGTTAAGGCCGCGTCGCTCTTCCAGCCCTAACGCCAGACACCACGCGATATTAGTAATTTCCCGTCGCCTTCTACGCTGCTGACAGCGTGAAGCACGCGGTAATGGTCAATCTTCAATGCGATATAAAGCGCATCAAAGGCGGCGAATCATACAGAATTTAACCAGCATATGCAAACTGATCCGCGCCGCCTTATCGTAATGTGTATACTATCCCGCCAGATTTCAAGTCAGGAAGATGACATGCCCGTCGCCCACGTTGCCCTACCCGTTCCGCTACCGCGCACTTTTGACTACCTGCTGCCTGAAGGCATGGCGGTCAAAGCGGGTTGTCGGGTGCGGGTGCCGTTCGGCAAACAGGAGCGGATCGGCATTGTCGCGGCGGTGAGCGAGCGCAGCGAGTTGCCGCTGGAGGAGCTAAAACCGGTCGCGGAAGCGCTGGACGACGAGCCGGTCTTCTCTACGACGGTCTGGCGACTGCTGATGTGGGCGGCTGAATATTATCATCACCCGATCGGCGATGTGCTGTTCCATGCATTACCTATTCTGCTGCGCCAGGGCAAACCCGCCAGCGCCACGCCGCTGTGGTACTGGTTCGCCACCGAGCAGGGGCAGGTTGTCGACCTTAACAGTCTGAAACGTTCTCCGAAGCAGCAGCAGGCGCTGGCGGCGCTGCGCCAGGGCAAAATCTGGCGTCATCAGGTTGGCGAACTGGAATTCAATGAAGCGGCGCTGCAGGCGCTGCGCGGCAAAGGGCTGGCGGAGCTGGCCTGCGAAGCGCCCGCCCTCACCGACTGGCGCAGCGCGTATTCGGTTGCCGGCGAACGCCTGCGCCTGAATACCGAGCAGGCCACCGCCGTCGGGGCGATCCACAGCGCCGCCGATCGCTTCTCCGCCTGGCTGCTGGCCGGCATTACTGGCTCCGGGAAAACGGAAGTCTATTTGAGCGTACTGGAGAATGTGCTGGCGCAGGGGCGCCAGGCGCTGGTGATGGTGCCGGAGATCGGCCTGACGCCGCAAACCATCGCCCGTTTTCGCCAGCGCTTTAACGCGCCGGTGGAAGTGCTGCACTCCGGGCTCAATGACAGCGAACGTCTCTCGGCCTGGCTGAAGGCGAAAAACGGCGAAGCGGCCATTGTGATCGGCACCCGTTCCTCACTATTTACCCCATTTAAAGATCTTGGCGTCATCGTTATCGATGAAGAGCATGACAGCTCCTACAAGCAGCAGGAAGGCTGGCGCTACCATGCCCGCGACCTGGCGGTATGGCGCGCCCACAGCGAGCAGATCCCGATAATTCTCGGCTCGGCGACGCCGGCGCTGGAGACTCTGCATAACGTTCGCCAGGGCAAATACCGGCAGTTAACCTTAAGCAAACGTGCGGGCAATGCGCGCCCGGCCCAGCAGCACGTGCTCGATCTCAAAGGGCAACCGCTGCAGGCGGGGCTGTCTCCCGCGCTGATTAGCCGTATGCGCCAGCACCTGCAGGCGGATAACCAGGTGATCCTGTTTCTTAACCGCCGCGGCTTTGCGCCAGCGCTGCTGTGCCACGACTGCGGCTGGATAGCGGAATGCCCGCGCTGCGACAGCTACTATACGTTGCACCAGGCGCAGCACCATCTACGCTGCCACCATTGCGATAGTCAGCGTCCTATCCCACGCCAGTGCCCCTCCTGCGGCTCCACGCATCTGGTGCCGGTGGGTATCGGCACCGAGCAGCTCGAGCAGGCCCTGACGCCGCTCTTCCCTGACGTGCCTATCTCGCGTATCGACCGCGATACCACCAGCCGCAAAGGGGCGCTGGAGGAACATCTCGCCGCTGTCCATCGCGGCGGGGCGCGTATTTTGATTGGCACCCAGATGCTGGCCAAAGGCCACCACTTCCCGGACGTCACCCTCGTCTCCCTGCTGGACGTCGACGGAGCATTGTTTTCCGCTGATTTCCGCTCCGCAGAGCGTTTCGCTCAGCTTTATACCCAGGTCTCCGGACGAGCGGGCCGGGCAGGAAAACAGGGCGAGGTCATTCTTCAAACTCACCATCCGGAACACCCTCTTTTGCAGACCCTGCTGTATAAAGGCTACGACGCCTTTGCCGAACAGGCGCTGGCAGAGCGGCAGACAATGCAGCTGCCGCCATGGACCAGCCATGTGTTGATTCGTGCGGAAGACCATAACAATCAGCAGGCGCCGCTGTTTTTACAGCAGTTGCGCAATTTGCTGCAGGCCAGCCCGCTGGCCGACGATAAACTGTGGGTGCTCGGTCCGGTTCCGGCGCTGGCGCCGAAGCGCGGCGGCCGCTGGCGCTGGCAAATATTGTTGCAGCATCCTTCGCGGGTGCGCCTGCAGCATATCGTTAGCGGTACGCTGGCGCTGATTAACACGCTTCCGGAGGCGAGAAAAGTGAAGTGGGTACTGGATGTCGATCCTATTGAAGGGTAAGGCTTCTCTTGCGAGCCGGATCGAAAAATTCAACAAGCATCACGTTTTTCATGAAAATTCTGTAACTCACTGCTGCGACTATCTGATAAAAATGATGCAGCAGTTAGCGCCCAAGGGAAATGCCAGCGCCATTCAGCGAGGAGAAACCAGGTGAAGCCCAAAAAACAAGTGGTTGCCGCCACCATGAAAGACGTCGCCCTCAAGGCAAACGTTTCCACGGCAACCGTGTCCCGAGCGTTGATGAACCCTGATAAGGTGTCGCAAGCCACCCGTAACCGGGTCGAGCAGGCGGCGCTGGAAGTCGGCTATTTACCGCAGTCGCTCGGGCGTAATATGAAGCGCAACGAATCGCGAACGATCCTCGTGATCGTTCCGGATATCTGCGATCCCTTTTTTAGTGAAGTCATCCGCGGTATTGAAGTCACTGCCGCCGAGCACGGCTATCTGGTGTTAATCGGCGATTGCGCCCACCAGAACCAGAAAGAAAAAACCTTTATTGACCTTATCATCACCAAGCAGATCGACGGTATGGTGCTGCTCAGTTCGCGCCTGCCGTTCGACGCCAGCGTGGAAGAGCAGCGCAATTTGCCGCCGATGGTCATGTCGAACGAGTTCGCGCCGGAGCTGGAGCTGCCCACCGTCCACATCGATAACCTGACGGCAGCCTTTAACGCGGTGAACTATCTCCACGAGCTGGGACACCAGCGTATCGGCTGTATCGCCGGCCCGGAAGATATGCCGCTGTGCCATTATCGCCTGCAGGGTTACGTGCAGGCGCTGCGCCGCAGCGGTATCACCGTCGATCCACACTATATTGCTCGCGGCAACTTTACCTTCGAAGCCGGTGCCAACGCGCTGGAGCAGTTGCTGGCGCAGCCGGTGCCGCCGACCGCCGTCTTCTGCCATAGCGATGTGATGGCGCTGGGCGCCTTATCGCTGGCGAAACGCCGCGGCCTGAAGGTGCCGGACGACTTGTCAATTGTCGGCTTCGATAACATCGCGTTGTCTGAATTTTGCGACCCGCCGTTGACCACGGTTTCACAGCCACGGTTTGATATCGGCCGTGAAGGAATGCTGCTATTACTGGAGCAAATGCAGGGGCATAACGTGAACAGCGGCTCGCGTCTGCTCGATTGCGAACTGATTGTTCGCGGCAGTACGCAAAAAATCAGACGATAACCATCAGGCTTTCGGGCCTGCTCTTCTGGTCAAAGGCCCGCCGCTTAAGTAACATGGCGGGCTGACGAACGAATATAAGACAGCGAAACGATAGTGGCACAACGAGATTATGTACGCCGCAGCCAACCGGCTTCTTCGCGGCGCAAAAAGAGCACGACCCGAAGCTCAAGGAATAAGCAAAGCAGCCTTCCGGCGATTTCACCGGCGATGGTGGCGATCGCGGCGGCTGTGCTGGTGGCCTTTATCGGTGGCCTCTATTTCATTACGCATCATAAGAAAGAAGAAGCGGAAGCGATGCAAAATCGCCAGGCCGCCGGCAACGGCTTGCCGCCCAAACCGGAAGAGCGCTGGCGCTATATTAAAGAGCTGGAAAGCCGTCAGCCTGGCGTCCGTGCGCCGACCGAACCGACCGCCGGTGGCGAAGTCATGAAACCGGAACAGCTGACCGACGAGCAGCGCCAGCTGCTCGCCCAGATGCAGGCCGATATGCGCCAGCAGCCGACCCAGCTGACCGAAGTGCCGTGGAACGAACAAACGCCGGCGCAGCGCCAGCAGACGCTTCAGCGTCAGCGTTTAGCGCAGCAACAGCAGCAGGCGCAGCAGCAACAGTGGACGCAAACTCAGCCGCAGACCGTCCAACAGCAGCCGCGCGTTCAGCAGCCGAAGCCGGTTCAGCAGCAACAGCCGAAGCAGACCGCGTCAAACCAGCAGCCGTACCAGGATCTGCTGCAGACGCCGGCGCATACCAATACCACGCAGCCGCGTACCCAGGCCGCGGCGCCGGTAACTCGGGTGGAAGAAGCGCCGAAAACCACCGCCGAGAAGAAAGACGATCGTAGCTGGATGATCCAGTGCGGCTCCTTTAAGGGCGCCGAGCAGGCCGAAACCGTCCGTGCTCAGCTGGCTTTCGAAGGGTTTGCTTCGCACATTACCACCAACAATGGTTGGAACCGCGTGGTCATTGGCCCGCTGAAAGGCAAAGAAAGCGCCAACGAGATGATCACTCGCCTGAAGATGGCTGGTCACGCGAACTGCATTCGTCTCGCCGCCAGGGGTTGAAACCCTCAAAATCCCCCCCATCTATAATTGCATTCGGC is a genomic window containing:
- a CDS encoding bifunctional aspartate kinase/homoserine dehydrogenase II — its product is MSVIAQAGAKGRQLHKFGGSSLADAKCYLRVAGIMTEYSQAGDMMVVSAAGSTTNQLISWLKLSQSDRLAAHQVQQSLRRYHTELIGGLLEPAAADILIAAFIHDLERLAGLLDGGVTEAVYAEVVGHGEVWSARLMAAVLNQLGMEAAWLDARAFLRAERAAQPQVDEGLSYPLLQQLMAQHPNKRLVVTGFISRNQAGETVLLGRNGSDYSATQIGALAGASRVTIWSDVAGVYSADPRKVKDACLLPLLRLDEASELARLAAPVLHARTLQPVSASDIDLQLRCSYTPEQGSTRIERVLASGTGARIVTSHDDVCLVEFQVPAGHDFKLAHKELDALLKRAQLRPLAVGVHADRKLLQFCYTSEVADSALKLLDEAGLPGELRLRQKLALVAMVGAGVTRNPLHCHRFWQQLKGQPVEFTWQSEEGISLVAVLRAVPTESLIQGLHQSLFRAEKRIGLMLFGKGNIGSRWLELFAREQTTLSARTGFEFILAGVVDSKRSLLNYEGLDASRALAFFNDEAVEQDEESLFLWMRAHPYDDLVVLDVTASEQLADQYLDFASHGFHVISANKLAGASSSDKYRQIHDAFEKTGRHWLYNATVGAGLPVNHTVRDLIDSGDTILGLSGIFSGTLSWLFLQFDGTVPFTDLVDQAWQQGLTEPDPRVDLSGKDVMRKLVILAREAGYDIEPDQVRVESLVPAHCEEGSVDHFFENGEELNEQMLQRLEAAREMGLVLRYVARFDANGKARVGVEAVREEHPLAALLPCDNVFAIESRWYRDNPLVIRGPGAGRDVTAGAIQSDINRLAQLL
- the metB gene encoding cystathionine gamma-synthase — translated: MTRKQATIAVRSGLNDDEQYGCVVPPIHLSSTYNFTGFNEPRAHDYSRRGNPTRDVVQRALAELEGGAGAVLTNTGMSAILLVTTVFLKPGDLLVAPHDCYGGSYRLFDSLAKRGCYRVQFVDQNDEQALRAALAEKPKLVLVESPSNPLLRVVDIAKICGLAREAGAVSVVDNTFLSPALQNPLALGADLVLHSCTKYLNGHSDVVAGVVIANDPATVTELAWWANNIGVTGSAFDSYLLLRGLRTLSPRMEVAQRNALAIVEYLKTQPLVKKLYHPSLPENQGHEIAARQQKGFGAMLSFELDGDEQTLRRFLSGLSLFTLAESLGGVESLISHAATMTHAGMAPEARAAAGISETLLRISTGIEDGEDLIADLENGFRAANEE
- the metJ gene encoding met regulon transcriptional regulator MetJ, with the protein product MAEWSGEYISPYAEHGKKSEQVKKITVSIPLKVLKILTDERTRRQVNNLRHATNSELLCEAFLHAFTGQPLPNDEDLRKERSDEIPEAAKAIMRELGIDPDTWEY
- the rpmE gene encoding 50S ribosomal protein L31, giving the protein MKKGIHPNYDEITATCSCGNVMKIRSTVGHDLNLDVCGKCHPFFTGKQRDVATGGRVDRFNKRFSIPGSK
- the priA gene encoding primosomal protein N', whose protein sequence is MPVAHVALPVPLPRTFDYLLPEGMAVKAGCRVRVPFGKQERIGIVAAVSERSELPLEELKPVAEALDDEPVFSTTVWRLLMWAAEYYHHPIGDVLFHALPILLRQGKPASATPLWYWFATEQGQVVDLNSLKRSPKQQQALAALRQGKIWRHQVGELEFNEAALQALRGKGLAELACEAPALTDWRSAYSVAGERLRLNTEQATAVGAIHSAADRFSAWLLAGITGSGKTEVYLSVLENVLAQGRQALVMVPEIGLTPQTIARFRQRFNAPVEVLHSGLNDSERLSAWLKAKNGEAAIVIGTRSSLFTPFKDLGVIVIDEEHDSSYKQQEGWRYHARDLAVWRAHSEQIPIILGSATPALETLHNVRQGKYRQLTLSKRAGNARPAQQHVLDLKGQPLQAGLSPALISRMRQHLQADNQVILFLNRRGFAPALLCHDCGWIAECPRCDSYYTLHQAQHHLRCHHCDSQRPIPRQCPSCGSTHLVPVGIGTEQLEQALTPLFPDVPISRIDRDTTSRKGALEEHLAAVHRGGARILIGTQMLAKGHHFPDVTLVSLLDVDGALFSADFRSAERFAQLYTQVSGRAGRAGKQGEVILQTHHPEHPLLQTLLYKGYDAFAEQALAERQTMQLPPWTSHVLIRAEDHNNQQAPLFLQQLRNLLQASPLADDKLWVLGPVPALAPKRGGRWRWQILLQHPSRVRLQHIVSGTLALINTLPEARKVKWVLDVDPIEG
- the cytR gene encoding DNA-binding transcriptional regulator CytR, whose translation is MKPKKQVVAATMKDVALKANVSTATVSRALMNPDKVSQATRNRVEQAALEVGYLPQSLGRNMKRNESRTILVIVPDICDPFFSEVIRGIEVTAAEHGYLVLIGDCAHQNQKEKTFIDLIITKQIDGMVLLSSRLPFDASVEEQRNLPPMVMSNEFAPELELPTVHIDNLTAAFNAVNYLHELGHQRIGCIAGPEDMPLCHYRLQGYVQALRRSGITVDPHYIARGNFTFEAGANALEQLLAQPVPPTAVFCHSDVMALGALSLAKRRGLKVPDDLSIVGFDNIALSEFCDPPLTTVSQPRFDIGREGMLLLLEQMQGHNVNSGSRLLDCELIVRGSTQKIRR
- the ftsN gene encoding cell division protein FtsN, yielding MAQRDYVRRSQPASSRRKKSTTRSSRNKQSSLPAISPAMVAIAAAVLVAFIGGLYFITHHKKEEAEAMQNRQAAGNGLPPKPEERWRYIKELESRQPGVRAPTEPTAGGEVMKPEQLTDEQRQLLAQMQADMRQQPTQLTEVPWNEQTPAQRQQTLQRQRLAQQQQQAQQQQWTQTQPQTVQQQPRVQQPKPVQQQQPKQTASNQQPYQDLLQTPAHTNTTQPRTQAAAPVTRVEEAPKTTAEKKDDRSWMIQCGSFKGAEQAETVRAQLAFEGFASHITTNNGWNRVVIGPLKGKESANEMITRLKMAGHANCIRLAARG